The following are from one region of the Coffea eugenioides isolate CCC68of chromosome 2, Ceug_1.0, whole genome shotgun sequence genome:
- the LOC113761501 gene encoding pathogenesis-related protein 1A-like — MGSPKISLALFSFILLAIFWPSRAQNSQQDYVDAHNAARAQVGVGPLAWDDTVAAYAQNYANQRINDCNLVHSGGRYGENLAEGSGDLTGTDAVNLWVSEKQYYDYNSNTCAQGQQCGHYTQVVWRDSVRLGCARVQCTNNGWWFVICSYDPPGNYVGQRPY; from the coding sequence ATGGGATCGCCTAAGATCTCCTTAGCATTATTTAGCTTCATTCTCCTAGCAATCTTCTGGCCGTCTCGAGCTCAAAACTCACAGCAAGACTATGTCGATGCTCATAACGCAGCTCGTGCACAAGTCGGTGTTGGCCCGCTAGCTTGGGACGACACGGTGGCTGCCTATGCACAAAACTACGCCAATCAGAGGATAAACGACTGCAATCTGGTGCACTCTGGCGGCCGTTACGGTGAGAACTTAGCTGAAGGCAGCGGAGACTTAACGGGCACGGATGCCGTCAATCTGTGGGTAAGTGAGAAGCAATACTACGATTACAACTCCAACACATGTGCTCAAGGGCAGCAGTGCGGGCACTACACTCAGGTGGTTTGGCGCGACTCGGTCCGTCTGGGCTGTGCTAGGGTTCAATGCACAAATAACGGTTGGTGGTTCGTGATTTGCAGTTATGATCCCCCTGGCAACTATGTTGGTCAGCGTCCTTATTAG